A genome region from Acinetobacter lwoffii includes the following:
- the rplR gene encoding 50S ribosomal protein L18: MNEKKQSRLRRAKSTRLHIRALGATRLCVNRTPRHIYAQVISADGGKVLAQASTLDATLRAGTTGNVEAAQKVGALIAERAKAAGVTKVAFDRSGFKYHGRIKALADAARENGLEF; this comes from the coding sequence ATGAACGAAAAGAAACAATCCCGTTTGCGTCGTGCGAAAAGCACACGCTTGCACATCCGTGCATTGGGTGCGACTCGTTTGTGTGTAAACCGCACTCCGCGTCACATCTATGCTCAAGTTATCTCTGCAGATGGTGGCAAAGTATTAGCGCAAGCTTCTACTTTAGACGCTACTCTACGTGCGGGTACAACTGGTAACGTTGAAGCAGCTCAAAAAGTAGGTGCTTTAATCGCAGAACGCGCTAAAGCAGCTGGTGTTACTAAAGTTGCATTTGACCGTTCTGGTTTTAAATATCATGGTCGTATCAAAGCCTTGGCTGATGCTGCTCGTGAAAACGGCTTGGAGTTCTAA
- the rpsH gene encoding 30S ribosomal protein S8, with protein sequence MSMQDTVADMLTRVRNAQMAKKQTVSMPNSKLKVAIANLLQQEGYISNVEVADAEGKPTLTLTLKYFEGKPVIETVKRVSRPGLRQYRGKDALPSVKQGLGIAIVSTSKGIMTDRAARAAGVGGEVIAFVS encoded by the coding sequence ATGAGTATGCAAGATACCGTTGCCGACATGCTAACACGTGTTCGTAACGCACAAATGGCAAAGAAACAAACTGTTTCTATGCCTAATTCTAAGTTGAAAGTAGCAATTGCTAACTTACTTCAACAAGAAGGTTATATTTCAAACGTAGAAGTTGCGGATGCTGAAGGCAAACCAACTCTTACTTTGACTTTAAAGTATTTCGAAGGCAAACCAGTTATCGAAACTGTGAAACGCGTAAGCCGTCCAGGTCTACGTCAGTATCGCGGTAAAGATGCACTTCCTAGCGTTAAGCAAGGTTTAGGTATTGCAATTGTTTCTACAAGCAAAGGCATCATGACTGATCGCGCTGCACGTGCTGCAGGCGTTGGTGGTGAAGTTATTGCTTTTGTTTCTTAA
- the rplQ gene encoding 50S ribosomal protein L17 produces the protein MRHRNSGVKLGRTSSHRKAMFQNMANSLFEHELIKTTVPKAKELRRVAEPLITLAKNDTVANRRLAFARTRSAATVGKLFTVLGPRYKERNGGYLRVLKAGFRAGDAAPMAYVELVDREVN, from the coding sequence ATGCGTCATCGTAATAGTGGTGTGAAATTAGGCCGTACAAGCAGTCATCGTAAAGCGATGTTCCAAAACATGGCTAACTCTTTGTTCGAGCACGAGTTGATCAAAACAACTGTGCCTAAAGCAAAAGAGTTACGTCGTGTAGCTGAGCCTTTAATCACTTTAGCTAAAAACGATACAGTAGCAAACCGTCGTTTGGCGTTTGCTCGTACTCGTTCAGCAGCAACTGTTGGTAAATTATTTACCGTTCTTGGCCCTCGTTACAAAGAGCGTAACGGCGGTTATCTACGTGTTCTTAAAGCGGGCTTCCGTGCAGGTGATGCTGCACCGATGGCTTACGTTGAACTAGTAGATCGCGAAGTTAACTAA
- the rpsE gene encoding 30S ribosomal protein S5, producing the protein MAKVEQNEGLVEKLVAVDRVAKVVKGGRIFSFTALTVVGDGNGRVGFGRGKAREVPAAISKALEAARRNMITVDLVDGTLQHPIHARHGASRVFMQPASEGTGVIAGGAMRAVLEAVGVRNVLTKCRGSTNAANVVNATFNGLRDMTTPEKVAAKRGLSVEQIQG; encoded by the coding sequence ATGGCTAAAGTTGAACAAAACGAAGGTCTTGTTGAAAAGCTGGTTGCCGTTGATCGTGTAGCCAAAGTTGTTAAGGGTGGTCGTATCTTCTCTTTCACAGCATTAACTGTTGTGGGTGATGGTAATGGTCGCGTAGGTTTTGGTCGTGGTAAAGCACGTGAAGTTCCAGCTGCTATCTCTAAAGCACTTGAAGCTGCTCGTCGCAATATGATTACTGTTGACCTTGTTGATGGTACGTTACAGCACCCAATTCATGCACGTCACGGCGCTAGCCGCGTATTCATGCAACCTGCCTCTGAAGGTACAGGTGTAATTGCTGGTGGCGCTATGCGTGCAGTTCTAGAAGCTGTAGGCGTACGTAACGTGTTGACTAAATGCCGTGGTTCTACTAACGCTGCTAACGTAGTAAACGCAACTTTCAATGGTTTGCGTGATATGACTACTCCTGAAAAGGTTGCTGCGAAACGTGGTCTTTCAGTAGAACAAATTCAAGGGTAA
- the rpsD gene encoding 30S ribosomal protein S4 → MARYIGPKCKLSRREGTDLQLKSGVKPFDVKTKKHAKVPGQHGGARGGKQSEYSLQLREKQKVRRMYGVLERQFSNYYKEAARVKGATGENLLKLLESRLDNVVYRMGFGSTRAEARQLVSHRSITLNGRRVNIASIQVKAGDVIAVHEGAKQQLRIKNAIELATQRGMPSWMEIDHSKLEGTFKAAPDRSDLPAEINESLIVELYSK, encoded by the coding sequence ATGGCTCGTTATATTGGTCCAAAATGCAAACTCTCTCGTCGCGAAGGGACAGACCTGCAACTTAAATCAGGCGTTAAACCGTTTGATGTTAAGACAAAAAAACATGCGAAAGTTCCTGGCCAACACGGCGGGGCTCGTGGTGGTAAACAATCTGAGTACTCACTACAATTACGTGAAAAACAAAAAGTACGTCGCATGTACGGTGTTTTAGAGCGTCAATTTAGTAACTACTATAAAGAAGCTGCTCGTGTTAAAGGCGCAACTGGTGAAAACCTGTTGAAGCTACTTGAAAGCCGTCTTGATAACGTTGTTTATCGTATGGGTTTCGGTTCTACTCGTGCAGAAGCTCGTCAGTTAGTATCTCACCGTAGCATCACTTTGAATGGCCGTCGTGTTAACATTGCGTCTATCCAAGTTAAAGCGGGTGATGTGATCGCAGTTCACGAAGGCGCTAAGCAACAATTACGTATCAAAAACGCAATTGAATTAGCTACTCAACGTGGCATGCCTTCTTGGATGGAAATTGACCATTCTAAATTAGAAGGTACGTTCAAAGCTGCACCGGATCGTTCTGATTTACCTGCTGAAATCAACGAAAGCTTGATTGTAGAATTGTATTCTAAATAA
- the secY gene encoding preprotein translocase subunit SecY, translating to MKGQPFHVKYREIIRRMMFLIGALLVFRLGAHIPVPGINNAALENLFNANQGTILGLFNMFSGGALERMSILALGIMPYISASIIVQLMSTVVPSLEALKKEGEQGKRKINQYTRQGTLFLALVQAIGMCAGLISQGITLNTGLAFYVPAVTSLVAGTMFLMWLGEQITERGVGNGISMIIFAGIVAGLPNLIMQSFSSVDNGQTSLIGLVIFGLLSLGVLAAIVFIEKAQRRIPVNYAQKQQGRRVFTAQQTHLPLKINMAGVIPAIFASSLLLFPASLGQWVGSADPNAGFIKRSLQDVALVLSPGQPLYLVLFGALIIFFCYFYTALVFSPKEVSENLKRSGAYVPGIRPGEQTARYLDHILNRLTFIGAIYIAVICLMPMVLQSSFGIPFYLGGTSLLIVVVVVMDFMAQLQSHLTSHQYDNQTLMRKTTAHPKG from the coding sequence ATGAAAGGCCAACCATTTCATGTGAAATACCGTGAAATTATTCGTCGAATGATGTTTCTCATTGGTGCGTTGTTGGTGTTTCGACTAGGAGCGCATATTCCAGTACCAGGCATCAATAATGCTGCGTTAGAAAACTTGTTTAATGCAAACCAAGGTACCATCCTTGGTTTGTTTAACATGTTTTCTGGTGGTGCATTAGAACGAATGTCTATTCTTGCTCTCGGGATCATGCCATACATCTCTGCGTCGATTATCGTGCAGTTGATGTCAACTGTGGTTCCTTCGCTGGAAGCTTTAAAGAAAGAAGGCGAGCAAGGCAAACGTAAAATTAATCAATACACACGACAAGGTACATTATTCTTAGCGCTGGTACAGGCGATAGGTATGTGTGCAGGCCTGATCAGTCAGGGGATTACCCTGAATACTGGTTTGGCTTTTTATGTTCCTGCAGTAACCTCACTGGTTGCGGGGACCATGTTCTTGATGTGGTTGGGTGAACAGATTACCGAGCGTGGGGTGGGAAATGGTATTTCCATGATCATCTTCGCGGGTATTGTTGCCGGATTGCCTAATCTGATTATGCAATCTTTCTCCTCTGTAGATAATGGCCAGACCAGCCTGATTGGCTTGGTAATTTTTGGTTTGTTATCTTTGGGTGTTTTGGCAGCGATCGTGTTTATTGAGAAAGCGCAGCGTCGTATTCCGGTAAACTATGCTCAAAAACAACAAGGTCGTCGTGTATTTACTGCACAGCAGACACATTTGCCATTAAAAATTAATATGGCGGGTGTGATTCCGGCAATTTTTGCCAGCTCATTGCTTTTGTTCCCTGCGAGCTTAGGTCAGTGGGTGGGTAGTGCAGATCCAAATGCTGGATTTATTAAGCGTAGCCTGCAAGATGTCGCATTGGTATTGTCGCCTGGTCAGCCGTTGTATTTGGTGCTCTTTGGTGCGTTAATTATCTTTTTCTGTTACTTCTATACAGCACTGGTATTTAGTCCTAAAGAAGTGTCAGAGAACTTGAAACGCAGCGGAGCTTACGTGCCTGGTATACGTCCAGGTGAGCAAACTGCTCGTTACTTAGATCATATTCTCAATCGTTTGACCTTTATTGGCGCGATTTACATCGCAGTCATTTGTTTGATGCCGATGGTATTGCAAAGTTCATTTGGTATTCCATTCTATTTGGGTGGTACCTCTTTGCTGATTGTTGTGGTAGTGGTGATGGACTTTATGGCTCAGCTGCAATCACACCTCACTTCGCACCAATACGATAATCAAACGTTAATGAGAAAAACGACTGCTCATCCTAAGGGATAA
- a CDS encoding acyl-CoA dehydrogenase family protein, translating into MQSAAIRPLAPMLPCQLFSTEHDAFRETVRKFYEKEVIPHTERYESQQHVDRELWNKAGELGLLCATMPEEYGGSGVDRLYSMILIEEQAYAGDSATGFSLHSDIVANYLLNFGNEAQKQQWLPKMASGEVVTAIAMTEPGTGSDLQAVRTSAVLDGDDYVINGSKIFITNGYLCDMAIVVCKTGNNDKGSANLSLIMVEAERAGFSKGKPLNKIGMKGQDTCELFFDNVRVPTENLLGLEGMGFMMLMKELAWERLIVAIICQAGAEAAFAHTVKYTKERQAFGKSISHFQNTRFKLAELRTEIDVCRTYLDRCMQLQLKHELGVDAAAAAKYKISEMYSKVVDECLQLHGGYGYMLEYPIARAYIDNRANRIYAGTNEIMKELIARSL; encoded by the coding sequence ATGCAATCTGCAGCCATTCGCCCACTTGCCCCGATGCTGCCGTGCCAACTCTTTAGTACCGAACATGATGCTTTTCGCGAGACGGTACGTAAATTTTATGAGAAAGAAGTCATTCCACATACCGAGCGTTATGAAAGTCAACAGCATGTAGATCGAGAGCTGTGGAATAAAGCCGGTGAGCTTGGATTGCTCTGCGCTACCATGCCCGAAGAATATGGCGGCTCTGGCGTAGACCGGCTGTATAGCATGATTTTGATTGAGGAACAGGCCTATGCCGGAGATTCAGCGACTGGATTTTCATTGCATTCAGATATTGTTGCCAATTATCTGCTGAATTTTGGTAATGAAGCTCAAAAACAACAATGGTTACCGAAAATGGCGTCTGGAGAGGTCGTCACCGCGATTGCCATGACCGAACCGGGAACTGGCTCTGACCTGCAAGCAGTGCGTACCTCGGCAGTACTCGATGGCGATGACTATGTGATTAATGGTTCCAAAATCTTTATTACCAATGGCTATCTCTGTGACATGGCGATTGTGGTCTGTAAAACCGGCAATAATGACAAAGGTTCAGCCAATCTTTCATTGATTATGGTCGAAGCAGAGCGTGCCGGATTTAGTAAAGGCAAGCCGCTGAATAAAATTGGCATGAAAGGTCAGGATACCTGCGAACTGTTCTTTGACAATGTTCGGGTACCCACAGAAAACCTGCTCGGTCTGGAAGGCATGGGCTTTATGATGCTGATGAAAGAACTGGCTTGGGAACGCCTGATTGTGGCGATTATCTGTCAGGCAGGCGCTGAAGCCGCTTTTGCCCATACAGTGAAATATACCAAGGAACGTCAGGCATTTGGCAAGAGCATCAGCCATTTTCAAAATACCCGTTTTAAACTGGCAGAACTACGTACCGAGATCGATGTGTGCCGCACTTATCTGGATCGCTGTATGCAGCTGCAACTCAAGCACGAATTAGGCGTAGATGCCGCTGCTGCGGCCAAATACAAGATTTCAGAAATGTACAGCAAAGTCGTAGATGAATGTCTGCAACTGCATGGTGGCTATGGTTATATGCTGGAATATCCAATTGCCCGGGCTTATATCGACAACCGTGCCAACCGGATTTATGCGGGTACCAATGAAATCATGAAAGAACTCATCGCACGTTCACTGTAA
- the rpsK gene encoding 30S ribosomal protein S11 — MAKDTRARKKVTRTVSEGVAHIHASFNNTIVTITDRQGNALAWATSGGQGFRGSRKSTPFAAQVAAEVAGKAALDYGLKNLDVLVKGPGPGRESAVRALGAVGYKINSITDVTPIPHNGCRPPKKRRV; from the coding sequence ATGGCTAAAGATACTCGCGCACGCAAGAAGGTCACTCGTACCGTCTCTGAAGGTGTCGCACACATTCACGCTTCTTTTAATAACACCATTGTGACTATTACCGATCGTCAAGGTAATGCACTGGCTTGGGCCACTTCAGGTGGACAAGGCTTCCGTGGATCACGTAAATCAACTCCGTTCGCTGCTCAGGTAGCTGCTGAAGTTGCTGGTAAAGCTGCTTTAGACTACGGTTTGAAAAACTTGGACGTCCTTGTAAAAGGTCCTGGTCCTGGTCGTGAATCTGCGGTTCGTGCTTTAGGTGCAGTGGGTTATAAAATTAACAGCATTACCGATGTGACGCCAATCCCGCACAACGGTTGCCGTCCACCTAAAAAACGTCGCGTGTAA
- a CDS encoding FAD assembly factor SdhE: protein MTDDISLEERKVIYRARRGLKELDVYFDPYVKNHYLNAEPFEKQMFAELVEQEDPDLLDWFMEVSEPPRPELKDFIKKLKFYVHG, encoded by the coding sequence ATGACTGATGACATCAGCTTAGAAGAGCGCAAAGTGATTTATCGTGCGCGTCGTGGTCTAAAAGAACTGGATGTATATTTTGATCCCTACGTAAAAAACCATTACCTGAATGCCGAGCCTTTCGAAAAACAGATGTTTGCAGAGCTGGTTGAGCAGGAAGACCCGGATTTGCTGGACTGGTTTATGGAAGTGTCTGAGCCACCGCGTCCTGAACTGAAAGATTTTATCAAGAAGCTTAAATTTTACGTTCATGGATAA
- the rrtA gene encoding rhombosortase codes for MLDQHFRRKIIFLAAFVSFSACLQIFHDHFIYWQESLLGEFWRLWTAHWVHVGWIHYFLNILAFICLPFIFPRATVWHFCAILLILPPLISLSFYFFLPNIEAYAGLSGVLHGAYVAVACVHLLYKRERGFAALVLFLIFAKLVWENTIGNVGTAQLIGSPVLVEAHLLGVIWGVILALIYIVSNYFRDN; via the coding sequence ATGCTAGATCAACATTTTCGACGAAAAATTATTTTTCTAGCGGCTTTTGTCTCTTTCTCTGCATGTCTGCAAATTTTTCACGATCATTTCATTTACTGGCAAGAAAGTCTGCTGGGTGAATTCTGGCGACTCTGGACGGCGCACTGGGTACATGTGGGCTGGATCCATTATTTTCTGAATATTCTCGCCTTTATCTGTTTACCTTTTATTTTTCCACGCGCCACGGTCTGGCATTTCTGTGCCATTTTGCTGATTTTGCCGCCGTTGATCAGTTTAAGTTTTTATTTTTTCTTGCCCAATATTGAAGCTTATGCGGGTCTGTCGGGCGTGCTGCATGGTGCCTATGTCGCCGTAGCCTGTGTACATTTGCTGTATAAGCGGGAACGCGGCTTTGCGGCGTTAGTGTTATTTTTGATCTTTGCCAAACTGGTCTGGGAAAACACCATTGGCAATGTCGGGACGGCGCAGCTGATTGGCAGTCCGGTTTTGGTTGAGGCACATTTACTTGGGGTGATTTGGGGCGTGATTCTGGCGCTGATCTATATTGTGAGCAATTATTTTCGGGATAATTAA
- a CDS encoding flavin-containing monooxygenase, translated as MEKQVDILIVGAGISGIGLAAHLSKHCRQRSFEIIERRESIGGTWDLFKYPGIRSDSDMSTFGFNFKPWKKESVLADGASIKNYLAEVVEEFKLQPKIHFQHRVLSANYDSATCKWSVEIVDAQGKTQIWIANFILGCTGYYNYDQGFQPEFPNQTAFKGEFIHPQHWPENLNYKGKKVVIIGSGATAITLVPAMVKGGAGHVTMLQRSPTYIASVPSVDFIYSKMRKYLPEEVAYKLTRARNIGMQRGIYALAQKQPKLLKSLLLKSVQLQLKGKVDMKHFTPNYEPWDQRLCVVPDGDLFKILREGQASVATDQIEIFTETGIQLKSGQHLDADIIVSATGLNIQILGGIQATMDGQPIDTSQHMLYRGIMVSDIPNMALIIGYINASWTLKVDIAAEYICRLLNYMDQQGYAQVIAQGDQSELLQDTVMGSLSSGYIARAADVMPKQGKHAPWKVSNNYLADRKELKQASFEDGVLKFRKKSSTLNQKPRLVS; from the coding sequence ATGGAAAAGCAGGTAGATATTTTAATTGTGGGTGCGGGAATCTCGGGGATTGGTCTGGCAGCGCATCTTTCTAAACATTGTCGACAACGCTCTTTTGAGATTATTGAACGCCGCGAAAGTATTGGTGGAACTTGGGATCTGTTTAAATATCCGGGAATCCGTTCTGATTCGGATATGTCGACTTTTGGTTTTAATTTCAAACCCTGGAAGAAAGAAAGCGTGCTTGCCGATGGCGCATCCATCAAAAATTATCTGGCTGAAGTGGTAGAAGAGTTTAAACTTCAGCCAAAAATCCATTTCCAGCATCGGGTTCTGAGTGCTAATTATGATTCTGCCACCTGCAAATGGTCAGTAGAGATTGTGGACGCACAGGGTAAGACGCAGATCTGGATCGCCAACTTTATATTGGGTTGTACCGGTTATTATAATTATGATCAGGGTTTTCAGCCGGAGTTTCCAAATCAAACTGCATTCAAAGGTGAGTTTATTCATCCGCAACATTGGCCGGAAAATTTAAACTATAAAGGCAAAAAGGTGGTCATTATTGGCAGTGGTGCGACCGCGATTACATTGGTTCCTGCGATGGTGAAAGGTGGAGCAGGGCATGTCACCATGTTGCAACGTTCCCCAACTTATATTGCTTCTGTACCCTCGGTCGATTTTATTTATTCAAAAATGCGTAAATATCTGCCCGAGGAGGTCGCTTACAAGCTGACACGTGCGCGTAATATCGGCATGCAGCGCGGGATTTATGCTTTGGCACAGAAACAGCCAAAATTATTAAAATCGCTTTTGCTTAAATCGGTGCAACTTCAGCTAAAAGGTAAAGTGGACATGAAGCACTTTACCCCGAATTATGAACCTTGGGATCAGCGTCTGTGTGTGGTGCCAGATGGGGATCTGTTTAAAATTTTACGTGAAGGGCAGGCATCAGTTGCAACGGATCAGATAGAAATATTTACCGAAACGGGAATTCAGCTGAAATCAGGTCAACATCTGGATGCTGATATTATCGTCTCTGCCACCGGTCTGAATATCCAAATTCTTGGCGGGATTCAGGCGACGATGGATGGTCAGCCTATCGATACCTCACAGCATATGTTGTATAGAGGCATCATGGTCAGTGATATACCGAATATGGCGCTGATTATTGGCTATATCAATGCCTCCTGGACGCTTAAAGTCGACATTGCAGCTGAGTATATTTGCCGTCTGCTGAACTATATGGATCAGCAAGGTTATGCGCAGGTGATTGCTCAGGGAGATCAGAGTGAATTGCTTCAGGATACCGTCATGGGTAGTCTCAGTTCAGGTTATATTGCCCGGGCTGCAGATGTGATGCCAAAACAGGGTAAACATGCCCCATGGAAAGTCAGCAATAATTATCTGGCAGACCGCAAGGAACTCAAGCAGGCTTCGTTTGAAGATGGCGTGCTGAAATTCAGGAAAAAGAGCAGTACGCTCAATCAGAAGCCGCGTCTGGTTTCTTAA
- the rpmJ gene encoding 50S ribosomal protein L36: MKVQASVKKICGSCKVIRRNGVIRVICSAEPRHKQRQG, from the coding sequence ATGAAAGTACAAGCTTCTGTTAAGAAAATTTGTGGTAGCTGTAAAGTTATCCGTCGTAATGGGGTTATCCGCGTAATTTGTAGCGCAGAACCTCGTCATAAGCAGCGTCAAGGTTAA
- the rplO gene encoding 50S ribosomal protein L15 — MTLRLNTIAPAEGAKRDNLRLGRGIGSGVGKTGGRGVKGQNSRKSGGTRPGFEGGQTALYRRLPKFGFTSQLALKTAEVRLSELAKVEGDIVSLETLKAANVVRKDMIRARIVLSGEITRAFTVQGVALTKGAKAAVEAAGGKVEE, encoded by the coding sequence ATGACTCTGCGTTTAAATACAATTGCACCTGCAGAAGGTGCTAAACGTGACAACCTTCGTTTAGGCCGTGGTATCGGTTCTGGCGTTGGTAAGACCGGTGGCCGTGGTGTCAAAGGTCAAAACTCACGTAAGAGCGGTGGTACTCGTCCAGGTTTCGAAGGCGGTCAAACAGCACTTTATCGTCGTTTGCCTAAATTCGGCTTCACTAGCCAATTGGCTTTGAAAACTGCTGAAGTACGTTTATCTGAGCTTGCTAAAGTTGAAGGTGACATCGTGTCTCTTGAAACTTTAAAAGCTGCGAACGTTGTACGTAAAGACATGATCCGTGCTCGTATCGTACTTTCTGGTGAAATTACTCGTGCATTCACTGTTCAAGGTGTTGCATTGACTAAAGGCGCTAAAGCTGCTGTTGAAGCTGCTGGCGGCAAAGTCGAGGAGTAA
- the rplF gene encoding 50S ribosomal protein L6: MSRVAKAPVTVPNGVTVTQNGRQVEVKGTKGTLSFNLHALVELKQEDGILAIAPVQESKDAWMQAGTARAVLNNLVKGVSEGFERKLQLIGVGYKAAVKGDVVHLNLGFSHPIDYALPAGVTAETPTATEIILKSADKAALGQVAADIRGYRPPEPYKGKGVRYSDEVVLRKEAKKK; the protein is encoded by the coding sequence ATGTCTCGTGTGGCTAAAGCCCCAGTAACTGTACCTAACGGTGTAACAGTTACTCAGAACGGCCGGCAGGTCGAAGTGAAAGGCACTAAAGGTACATTGTCTTTCAACCTGCATGCGCTGGTCGAGCTTAAACAGGAAGACGGTATTCTAGCTATTGCTCCAGTACAAGAGTCAAAAGACGCTTGGATGCAAGCTGGTACTGCTCGCGCTGTGCTTAACAACCTTGTAAAAGGTGTTAGCGAAGGTTTCGAACGTAAGTTACAGCTTATCGGTGTTGGTTATAAAGCTGCGGTTAAAGGTGACGTTGTTCATCTTAACCTTGGTTTCTCTCACCCGATCGATTATGCACTTCCTGCAGGTGTAACTGCTGAAACTCCAACTGCAACTGAAATCATTCTTAAATCTGCTGATAAAGCAGCTTTAGGACAGGTTGCTGCAGATATCCGTGGTTACCGTCCACCAGAGCCATATAAAGGCAAAGGTGTTCGTTATTCTGACGAAGTTGTACTTCGTAAAGAAGCTAAGAAGAAATAA
- the rpmD gene encoding 50S ribosomal protein L30 yields the protein MKTIKVTQTKSASHRLKNHKLSLQGLGLRRIGHTVEVLDTPSNRGMINQVYYMVSVEE from the coding sequence ATGAAAACGATTAAAGTTACCCAGACTAAATCTGCATCGCACCGCTTGAAAAATCACAAGCTTAGCCTGCAAGGTTTAGGTCTGCGTCGTATTGGTCATACTGTAGAAGTGTTAGACACACCTTCTAACCGTGGTATGATCAACCAAGTCTACTATATGGTTAGTGTAGAGGAATAA
- a CDS encoding DNA-directed RNA polymerase subunit alpha: MTRTANEFLTPQAIKVEAASGTSAKVILEPLERGFGHTLGNALRRILLSSLPGAAVVEVEIEGVEHEYSTLEGLQQDIVELLLNLKGLSIKLFDQNEAYLTLEKQGAGDVTAADLRLPHNVEVVNPEHLIGTLSASGSLKMRLKVAQGRGYETSDSRFPEGETRPVGRLQLDASYSPIKRVSYTVENARVEQRTDLDKLIIDLETNGTVDPEEAIRKAATILQQQIAIFVDLQKDQAPVAQEPREEVDPILLRPVDDLELTVRSANCLKAENIYYIGDLVQRTEVELLKTPNLGKKSLTEIKDVLASKGLQLGMRLENWPPASLRMDDRFAYRSR; this comes from the coding sequence ATGACGCGTACTGCAAATGAGTTTCTAACTCCGCAAGCGATCAAGGTCGAAGCGGCAAGCGGGACCTCGGCAAAAGTTATTCTAGAACCATTAGAGCGTGGCTTTGGTCATACTCTTGGTAATGCTTTACGTCGCATCCTTCTTTCTTCTCTACCTGGCGCAGCTGTGGTAGAAGTTGAGATTGAAGGGGTCGAGCACGAGTACAGTACTTTGGAAGGCTTGCAGCAGGACATCGTCGAGCTCTTGCTGAACCTAAAAGGATTGTCGATTAAGCTGTTCGATCAAAATGAAGCTTATTTAACATTAGAGAAACAAGGTGCAGGCGACGTAACTGCGGCTGACCTTCGTTTACCTCATAATGTTGAAGTGGTTAACCCTGAACATTTGATCGGTACTTTAAGTGCCTCAGGCTCATTGAAAATGCGTCTGAAAGTGGCTCAAGGTCGTGGCTACGAGACTTCTGATTCACGCTTCCCAGAAGGCGAAACTCGCCCAGTGGGTCGCTTGCAGTTAGATGCGTCTTACAGCCCAATCAAACGTGTTTCATATACCGTGGAAAACGCGCGTGTAGAACAACGTACTGACCTTGATAAACTGATCATTGATCTTGAAACTAACGGTACTGTAGATCCTGAAGAGGCGATCCGCAAAGCTGCAACTATTTTGCAGCAGCAAATTGCGATCTTCGTTGACCTTCAGAAAGATCAAGCACCTGTTGCTCAAGAGCCTCGTGAAGAAGTTGACCCAATCTTGCTTCGCCCAGTAGATGATCTAGAGCTAACTGTTCGTTCTGCTAACTGTTTGAAAGCAGAAAACATTTACTACATTGGTGATCTTGTACAGCGTACCGAAGTTGAGTTGCTTAAAACTCCTAACTTGGGTAAAAAATCGCTTACTGAGATCAAAGATGTTCTGGCTTCTAAAGGCTTACAACTCGGCATGCGTTTAGAGAACTGGCCACCGGCTAGTCTCCGTATGGACGATCGTTTCGCCTATCGTAGCCGTTAA
- the rpsM gene encoding 30S ribosomal protein S13: MARIAGVNIPDNKHAVISLTYIFGIGRHTSKAILAAAGIAPTTKIRELDDAQLDAIRAEVAKVPTEGDLRREISMNIKRLMDLGCYRGLRHRRSLPVRGQRTKTNARTRKGPRKPIKK; encoded by the coding sequence ATGGCTCGTATTGCCGGTGTAAACATTCCGGATAACAAGCACGCTGTTATCTCTCTAACGTATATCTTTGGTATTGGTCGCCATACTTCAAAAGCTATCTTAGCTGCTGCTGGTATTGCTCCAACTACTAAGATCCGTGAATTAGATGACGCTCAGCTTGATGCGATTCGTGCAGAAGTTGCTAAGGTTCCGACCGAAGGTGATTTACGTCGCGAAATTTCCATGAACATTAAACGTTTAATGGATTTAGGCTGCTACCGCGGTCTTCGTCATCGTCGCAGCTTGCCTGTCCGCGGTCAACGCACCAAAACTAACGCTCGTACCCGTAAAGGTCCGCGCAAACCTATTAAGAAATAA